In the Streptomyces formicae genome, one interval contains:
- a CDS encoding ATP-binding protein, translated as MLRRDAFRLPPHPASVPLARARVRDHLSAWGQASGQGALDDTVLLVSELATNAILHGPVTERDFEVAVTVLADGACFIEVSDGGPSVPEPRGAGGLEDENGRGLRLLDALAEAWGVWRRGSEGKTVWALVRG; from the coding sequence TTGTTGAGACGTGATGCCTTCCGACTGCCACCGCACCCGGCGTCCGTGCCGCTCGCCCGGGCCCGGGTGCGTGATCATTTGTCGGCCTGGGGGCAGGCGTCCGGTCAGGGGGCGCTCGACGACACCGTGCTGCTCGTGTCGGAACTCGCGACGAACGCGATCCTCCACGGTCCTGTCACCGAGCGGGATTTCGAGGTCGCGGTGACGGTGCTCGCGGACGGCGCGTGCTTCATCGAGGTCTCCGACGGGGGCCCTTCTGTGCCCGAGCCGCGCGGCGCGGGCGGCTTGGAGGACGAGAACGGCCGCGGCCTGCGCCTCCTGGACGCGCTCGCGGAGGCGTGGGGTGTGTGGCGGCGGGGCAGCGAGGGGAAGACGGTGTGGGCGCTGGTACGGGGCTGA
- a CDS encoding MFS transporter, producing MSRSAPPPTPRQPTRLPSRTPSRPLSRPPSRLLSRFLPQLLLRNCSFRLLFLGRSLSLVGDAVIPAALTLAVLRATGSTSDLALVLGCAMGPRLLLLPLGGVVGDRFDARTVALLTDVTRCATQLFVGVELLGGEPLLWHIAAASAVGGAASAFSMPTLPTLITGTVAEQDRLGANTLLGVVRSSTALGGPVLAGVLVAFAGPGWAFVLDGASFAVSACLLSVIRVQRAASEEPAERRSLRKDLVEGWQEVRGRDWYWTSLLGHSAWNGAAAVLTTLGPAVAVAELGGEGVWIWLLEVGAVGLLLGSLLAGRARPRRPVLMANLGLSTYALPLALLAFEAPAPAVIAAYGLAQAGLGFLSPVWETSVQAAIPAGALARVTSYDWLLSMAAMPLGYVLAPLAADAWGSGVPLGIAAVLVAVACAGTAAVPGVRRFTLPAHPAEAGADGTAPSAEPDGVRV from the coding sequence ATGTCCCGCTCCGCGCCACCACCGACGCCCCGGCAGCCCACCCGCCTGCCTTCCCGGACACCCTCTCGCCCGCTCTCCCGCCCGCCCTCCCGCCTGCTCTCCCGGTTCCTGCCTCAACTCCTCCTGCGGAACTGCTCCTTCCGCCTCCTCTTCCTCGGCCGCTCCCTCTCCCTCGTCGGCGACGCCGTCATCCCCGCCGCCCTGACCCTCGCCGTGCTCCGCGCCACCGGATCCACCTCCGACCTCGCCCTCGTCCTCGGCTGCGCGATGGGCCCCCGGCTGCTCCTGCTGCCGCTCGGCGGTGTCGTCGGCGACCGGTTCGACGCCCGCACCGTCGCGCTCCTCACCGATGTCACGCGCTGCGCGACACAGCTCTTCGTAGGCGTCGAACTGCTCGGCGGCGAACCGCTGTTGTGGCACATCGCCGCCGCGTCGGCCGTCGGCGGGGCCGCGTCCGCCTTCTCCATGCCGACCCTGCCGACGCTCATCACGGGCACCGTCGCCGAGCAGGACCGGCTCGGCGCCAACACGCTGCTCGGCGTGGTCAGGAGCAGCACCGCCCTCGGCGGCCCCGTGCTCGCCGGGGTGCTCGTCGCGTTCGCGGGCCCCGGCTGGGCCTTCGTCCTCGACGGCGCCTCGTTCGCCGTCAGCGCGTGCCTCCTTTCGGTGATCCGCGTCCAGCGCGCCGCCTCCGAGGAACCCGCCGAAAGGCGCTCCCTGCGCAAGGACCTCGTCGAGGGCTGGCAGGAGGTGCGCGGCCGCGACTGGTACTGGACGAGCCTGCTCGGCCACTCCGCGTGGAACGGGGCCGCGGCCGTCCTGACGACCCTCGGACCCGCCGTCGCCGTCGCGGAGTTGGGCGGCGAGGGGGTCTGGATCTGGCTCCTGGAGGTCGGCGCCGTCGGCCTCCTCCTCGGCTCCCTGCTCGCCGGACGGGCCCGGCCACGGCGTCCGGTCCTCATGGCCAACCTGGGGCTCTCGACGTACGCGCTGCCGCTCGCCCTGCTCGCCTTCGAGGCCCCCGCCCCGGCCGTCATCGCCGCCTACGGCCTGGCCCAGGCCGGTCTCGGCTTCCTCAGCCCCGTGTGGGAGACCTCGGTCCAGGCGGCGATACCGGCCGGGGCGCTGGCCCGCGTCACCTCGTACGACTGGCTGCTCTCGATGGCCGCGATGCCCCTCGGATACGTCCTCGCGCCCCTGGCGGCGGACGCCTGGGGGTCAGGGGTCCCCCTGGGGATCGCGGCCGTCCTGGTGGCCGTGGCGTGCGCGGGGACGGCGGCGGTGCCGGGCGTCCGCCGCTTCACCCTCCCCGCGCACCCTGCCGAGGCCGGGGCGGACGGCACAGCGCCCTCGGCCGAGCCGGACGGCGTCCGCGTCTGA
- a CDS encoding MarR family winged helix-turn-helix transcriptional regulator — protein MADAKKRESDTRAGEAAEGRDWTDGHLERWLPVLPTLDPDVEGAVTRMKKLTVHLRRVREQSLADFDLERHEFDTLHKLAGRGGSASPSELAADLDLAPASVTGRLDGLERRGLIRRTPSRRDRRRVDVELTEQGRATWLGAMDVVGHEEERLFGVLPKAERAQLSDMLRRIMVVAEESGGAGWDRS, from the coding sequence ATGGCGGATGCGAAGAAGCGTGAGAGCGACACCCGGGCCGGTGAAGCCGCGGAGGGCCGGGACTGGACGGACGGCCACCTGGAGCGATGGCTTCCGGTCCTGCCCACCCTCGACCCGGACGTCGAAGGCGCCGTCACCCGCATGAAGAAGCTGACCGTCCACCTGCGCCGGGTCCGCGAGCAGTCCCTGGCCGACTTCGACCTGGAGCGCCACGAGTTCGACACCCTGCACAAACTGGCGGGCCGCGGCGGTTCGGCGAGCCCCTCCGAACTGGCGGCCGACCTGGACCTGGCACCGGCCTCCGTGACCGGCCGCCTGGACGGCCTGGAGCGGCGCGGCCTGATCCGTCGTACGCCCTCCAGGAGGGACCGCCGCAGGGTCGACGTGGAGCTCACGGAGCAGGGCAGGGCGACCTGGCTCGGTGCGATGGACGTGGTGGGCCACGAGGAGGAGCGGCTGTTCGGAGTGCTCCCCAAGGCCGAGCGCGCGCAGCTCTCGGACATGCTGCGCCGGATCATGGTGGTGGCGGAGGAGAGCGGCGGGGCGGGCTGGGACCGCTCCTGA
- a CDS encoding caspase, EACC1-associated type: MPRLPDPERSQAVLIGCDAYAHLPDIPAIRNNVVDLRSVLGESGGFRRSGVLTVVNPSHADEVVVRTNEVTSRASDVLLVYYAGHGLVGDDGELYLALPETRQDDPSLSALPFHSVRRVLNRSPARVKILVLDCCYSGRALTSMSSSAASEFAALSEVAGTFTLTSSASTALALARPGEPYTAFTGELIRLLRQGIPGSAELLTLGAVAAELRYTMRSLGLPGPQVQETNGVGVEVGLVRNRAYEPLATESPTPEAEDIEEAEEAEEAEEAEEAEEPEDHEDHEDVEWAHDAPATEDLLHRAPMAKVLALRLMETHVTQPELSFLVHLDGPWGSGKSSLLNLLEGQLDTHFRVVRFDAWQQSRLAPAWWSLLTCLRQAVAGSRPRWSRPFVRVRESAARARRTGAPYALAFVVVALLAALLGYLIWPQDSGLGGWEQQVKAATALFAALGTLGAGALLAARLFLWDSVRGARLFEQTQANPMADIAAHFQWLLEHAGKPVVFFVDDLDRCGQAYVVEFLDMVQTLVRATGNGTGTGTGNATRGARGGTRYAAHFVVAADGSWLRRSYETAHESFADCITEPGRPLGHLFLDKLFQLSLPVPTLSAGARTAYLDRMLRVAGPPPPPEEAGPSPRDPVTPRAEGDFMERLRRFEEGRTRSVYETMRGVTERRRAEHTLRKFAAVLGDNPRAVKKFLNIYSVLRPIRFMEGIHVDPDAVALWSLICVRWPNVADHLAAHPEAVEGIAEPLWVSDHFPEPLRAAAQSPELRAVVTSPDGGPLTPELIRQCSGVRRGAAVRS, translated from the coding sequence ATGCCACGGTTGCCGGATCCGGAACGCTCACAGGCCGTGCTGATCGGCTGCGACGCGTACGCGCATCTCCCCGACATCCCGGCGATCCGCAACAACGTGGTGGACCTGCGTTCCGTCCTCGGGGAGTCCGGAGGGTTCCGGCGGTCTGGCGTCCTGACCGTGGTCAACCCCTCACACGCGGACGAGGTCGTGGTCCGCACGAACGAGGTGACGAGCCGTGCGTCGGACGTCCTGCTCGTCTACTACGCAGGCCACGGCCTCGTCGGCGACGACGGGGAGCTGTACCTCGCGCTGCCGGAGACCAGGCAGGACGACCCGTCCTTGTCGGCCCTGCCGTTCCACAGCGTGCGGCGCGTCCTGAACCGGAGTCCGGCACGGGTCAAGATCCTGGTACTGGACTGCTGTTACAGCGGTCGCGCCCTGACCTCCATGAGCAGCTCCGCGGCCTCCGAGTTCGCCGCGCTCAGCGAGGTGGCGGGAACGTTCACGCTGACGTCGAGCGCCTCCACCGCCCTGGCCCTGGCCCGCCCCGGCGAGCCCTACACGGCTTTCACCGGGGAGCTGATCCGGCTGCTGAGGCAGGGCATCCCGGGGTCGGCCGAGCTGCTGACGCTGGGAGCCGTCGCCGCCGAACTCCGCTACACCATGCGGTCCTTGGGCCTGCCGGGACCGCAGGTGCAGGAAACCAACGGGGTCGGCGTCGAGGTGGGCCTGGTCCGCAACCGGGCGTACGAGCCGCTGGCCACGGAATCTCCGACGCCCGAGGCCGAAGACATCGAGGAAGCCGAGGAAGCCGAAGAAGCCGAAGAGGCGGAGGAAGCCGAGGAACCCGAAGACCACGAAGACCACGAAGACGTCGAATGGGCCCACGACGCCCCCGCCACCGAAGACCTCCTGCACCGCGCCCCGATGGCGAAGGTGCTCGCCCTGCGCCTGATGGAAACCCACGTGACGCAGCCCGAGCTCTCCTTCCTCGTGCACCTCGACGGCCCGTGGGGCAGCGGCAAGAGCAGTCTGCTGAACCTCCTGGAGGGGCAGCTCGACACCCACTTCCGCGTCGTACGGTTCGACGCCTGGCAGCAGTCCCGGCTCGCGCCCGCCTGGTGGTCCCTGCTCACCTGCCTGCGCCAGGCGGTCGCGGGGAGCAGGCCCCGGTGGTCGCGTCCCTTCGTCCGGGTCAGGGAGTCGGCCGCGCGGGCCCGCAGAACCGGCGCGCCCTACGCCCTGGCCTTCGTCGTCGTGGCCCTGCTCGCCGCCCTGCTCGGGTATCTCATCTGGCCGCAGGACTCCGGCCTCGGCGGTTGGGAGCAGCAGGTCAAGGCGGCCACGGCGCTCTTCGCCGCGCTGGGCACCCTCGGCGCGGGAGCGCTCCTCGCCGCTCGCCTGTTCCTGTGGGACTCGGTGCGCGGCGCCAGGCTCTTCGAGCAGACCCAGGCCAATCCGATGGCGGACATCGCCGCCCACTTCCAGTGGCTGCTGGAGCACGCGGGCAAACCGGTCGTCTTCTTCGTCGACGACCTCGACCGCTGCGGTCAGGCGTACGTGGTGGAGTTCCTGGACATGGTGCAGACCCTGGTCCGTGCCACGGGGAACGGAACGGGGACCGGCACGGGGAACGCCACGAGGGGCGCCCGGGGAGGGACGCGGTACGCGGCCCACTTCGTCGTCGCGGCCGACGGCAGCTGGCTCAGGCGCAGCTACGAGACCGCCCACGAGTCGTTCGCCGACTGCATCACCGAGCCGGGCAGGCCCCTGGGCCATCTCTTCCTGGACAAGCTCTTCCAGCTCTCGCTGCCGGTGCCGACGCTCTCGGCGGGGGCGCGGACCGCGTACCTGGACCGGATGCTCAGGGTCGCGGGCCCGCCCCCGCCCCCCGAAGAGGCGGGGCCGTCTCCTCGGGATCCTGTCACGCCGCGCGCCGAAGGGGACTTCATGGAGCGGTTGCGGCGCTTCGAGGAGGGCCGTACGCGATCGGTCTACGAGACGATGCGGGGCGTCACCGAACGCCGGAGGGCCGAGCACACCCTGCGGAAGTTCGCGGCGGTACTCGGCGACAACCCGCGGGCCGTCAAGAAGTTCCTCAACATCTACAGCGTCCTGCGGCCCATCCGCTTCATGGAGGGCATCCACGTGGATCCGGACGCCGTGGCGCTGTGGAGCCTGATCTGTGTCCGCTGGCCCAACGTCGCGGACCACCTGGCGGCCCACCCGGAGGCGGTGGAGGGCATCGCGGAGCCGCTGTGGGTCTCGGACCACTTCCCCGAGCCGCTGCGCGCCGCCGCCCAGTCGCCCGAGCTGCGGGCCGTGGTGACCTCACCGGACGGGGGACCGCTGACGCCGGAGCTGATCCGGCAGTGCTCCGGTGTCCGCCGCGGCGCGGCCGTGAGGTCCTAG
- a CDS encoding VOC family protein — protein sequence MSADQSAELLGYDNVLFPVGDLGEAVGFYERAGFPVSFRLDEIGLAILKVGKETPGVLLRVEDGIAPRTPPWPSPRVWLEVRDARAKGRALADAGIPLLAAPFSVATGWTVEIADPWGNVVGFTDYLKRPELART from the coding sequence CTGTCCGCTGACCAGTCCGCTGAGCTGCTCGGCTACGACAACGTCCTGTTCCCCGTCGGCGACCTCGGCGAGGCCGTCGGGTTCTACGAGCGGGCCGGGTTCCCCGTCTCCTTCCGGCTCGACGAGATCGGGCTCGCCATCCTGAAGGTGGGCAAGGAGACGCCCGGCGTCCTGCTGCGCGTGGAGGACGGCATCGCACCGCGTACGCCGCCGTGGCCCTCGCCCCGCGTGTGGCTGGAGGTCAGGGACGCCCGTGCCAAGGGGCGGGCCCTCGCCGACGCGGGCATCCCCCTGCTCGCCGCGCCGTTCTCCGTCGCCACCGGGTGGACCGTGGAGATCGCCGACCCGTGGGGGAACGTCGTGGGCTTCACGGACTACCTCAAGCGGCCGGAGCTGGCGCGGACCTAG
- a CDS encoding succinate dehydrogenase iron-sulfur subunit, translating to MATPTLDKEDAKPEAGFADSPYITITLRVRRFNPEVSADATWEDFPLEIDPKERVLDALHKVKWDLDGTLTFRRSCAHGICGSDAMRINGKNRLACKTLIKDVNPAKPITVEPIKGLTVLKDLVVDMDPFFQAYRDVMPFLVTKGNEPTRERLQSAEDRERFDDTTKCILCAACTSSCPVFWNDGQYFGPAAIVNAHRFIFDSRDEAGEQRLEILNDKDGVWRCRTTFNCTDACPRGIEVTKAIQEVKRALITRRF from the coding sequence ATGGCTACCCCCACCCTCGACAAGGAAGACGCCAAGCCCGAGGCGGGCTTCGCCGACTCCCCGTACATCACGATCACCCTGCGGGTCCGCCGCTTCAACCCCGAGGTCTCCGCGGACGCCACGTGGGAGGACTTCCCGCTGGAGATCGACCCGAAGGAGCGCGTCCTCGACGCCCTCCACAAGGTCAAGTGGGACCTGGACGGCACGCTGACGTTCCGCCGCTCCTGCGCGCACGGCATCTGCGGCTCGGACGCCATGCGCATCAACGGCAAGAACCGCCTGGCGTGCAAGACCCTGATCAAGGACGTCAACCCGGCCAAGCCGATCACGGTCGAGCCCATCAAGGGCCTGACGGTCCTGAAGGACCTGGTCGTCGACATGGACCCGTTCTTCCAGGCGTACCGCGACGTGATGCCGTTCCTGGTCACCAAGGGCAACGAGCCGACGCGTGAGCGTCTGCAGTCCGCCGAGGACCGCGAGCGCTTCGACGACACGACCAAGTGCATCCTGTGCGCCGCGTGCACGTCCTCGTGCCCGGTGTTCTGGAACGACGGCCAGTACTTCGGCCCGGCCGCGATCGTCAACGCGCACCGCTTCATCTTCGACTCGCGCGACGAGGCGGGCGAGCAGCGCCTGGAGATCCTCAACGACAAGGACGGCGTGTGGCGTTGCCGCACGACGTTCAACTGCACGGACGCCTGCCCGCGTGGCATCGAGGTCACCAAGGCGATCCAGGAGGTCAAGCGCGCGCTGATCACGCGTCGCTTCTGA